From Bos taurus isolate L1 Dominette 01449 registration number 42190680 breed Hereford chromosome 29, ARS-UCD2.0, whole genome shotgun sequence, a single genomic window includes:
- the OR8B72 gene encoding olfactory receptor family 8 subfamily B member 72, giving the protein MAPGNESSVTEFILLGLTQQPGLQLPLFFIFLAVYVVTVVGNVGLIILIGLNPHLHTPMYYFLFNLSFIDLCNSSVITPKMLMSFVSQNIISYAECMTQLCFFSFFVIDECFILTSMAYDRYVAICKPLLYKVSMSHQVCLMLTVGVYAMGLVGAMAHTGCMLRLSFCDGNIINHYMCDIPPLLQLSCTSTSINELEIFIVVGVNVIVPSVTIFVSYTLILLNILRIRSAEGRSKAFSTCSSHIIAVSLFFGSATFMYLKPFPAGSLDEDKVSTVFYTIVGPMVNPFIYSLRNKDVHVALSKTIRKRVF; this is encoded by the coding sequence ATGGCCCCAGGGAATGAATCTTCAGTGACTGAGTTTATCCTGCTGGGTTTAACACAGCAGCCAGGACTCCAGCtgcctctctttttcattttcttagcagTTTATGTGGTCACTGTGGTGGGGAACGTTGGCTTGATTATTCTTATTGGTCTGAACCCTCACCTGCACACTCCCATGTACTACTTTCTCTTCAACCTTTCCTTCATTGATCTCTGCAACTCCTCTGTCATTACCCCTAAAATGCTGATGAGTTTCGTAAGCCAGAACATCATCTCTTATGCAGAGTGCATGACTCAGCTCTGcttcttctccttctttgttATTGATGAGTGCTTTATTTTGACATCAATGGCCTATGACCGATACGTGGCCATCTGTAAGCCCCTGCTCTACAAGGTCTCCATGTCCCATCAGGTCTGCCTCATGCTGACAGTGGGTGTATATGCGATGGGGCTTGTGGGTGCCATGGCCCACACTGGGTGCATGCTGCGACTCTCCTTCTGTGATGGAAACATCATCAATCACTACATGTGTGACATTCCTCCTCTCCTCCAGCTCTCCTGCACAAGCACCTCCATCAATGAGTTGGAGATTTTCATCGTGGTGGGTGTCAATGTCATAGTGCCCAGTGTCACCATCTTCGTTTCTTACACCTTGATCCTCTTGAACATCCTTCGCATCCGTTCTGCAGAGGGCAGGTCCAAAGCCTTCAGTACCTGCAGCTCCCACATAATtgcagtttctcttttctttggatCAGCAACATTCATGTATCTCAAGCCTTTTCCTGCTGGGTCTCTGGATGAAGATAAAGTGTCCACTGTTTTTTACACCATTGTGGGGCCAATGGTGAATCCTTTCATCTACAGTCTGAGGAACAAAGATGTCCATGTTGCACTGAGTAAGACTATTAGGAAAAGGGTGTTCTGA
- the OR8B1AJ gene encoding olfactory receptor family 8 subfamily B member 1AJ codes for MAPGNGSFVTAFILVGLTDQLDLQVPLFFLFLLMYMVTVIGNLSLIILIGIHSHLHTPMYFFLLNLSFTDLCYSSVFTPKMLIDFLSKENIISYMGCMTQFYFFCFFVVSECYVLTSMSYDRYVAICKPLLYNTAMSPKVCFSLMLGSYLMAFSGAMAHTGCMLRLTFCDANTINHYFCDIHPLLQLSCTSTYVTELVVFIMACINIIVPSLTIFVSYGLILSSILHIKSTEGRSRAFSTCSSHIIAVSLFFGSGAFVYLKSSSTGSLDEGKISSVFYTNVVPMMNPLIYSLRNKDVKSALRKTLRRRKY; via the coding sequence ATGGCTCCCGGGAATGGGTCTTTCGTGACTGCATTCATCCTGGTGGGGTTAACAGATCAACTGGATCTCCAAGTTCCcttgtttttcctgtttctatTAATGTATATGGTCACTGTGATAGGAAATTTGAGCCTGATAATCTTAATTGGGATACATTCACATCtacacacccccatgtactttttcctcctTAACTTGTCCTTCACAGACCTCTGTTACTCTTCAGTATTTACACCCAAAATGCTGATAGATTTCTTATCAAAGGAGAATATTATCTCTTACATGGGGTGCATGACTCAGTTCTacttcttctgtttttttgttgtttctgaaTGCTATGTGCTGACATCAATgtcctatgaccgctatgtggccatctgtaagccaTTATTATATAATACTGCCATGTCCCCTAAAGTGTGTTTCAGCCTTATGCTTGGTTCCTACTTGATGGCATTTTCTGGTGCCATGGCTCACACTGGATGCATGCTGAGACTGACCTTCTGTGATGCAAACACCATCAACCATTATTTCTGTGACATCCACCCTCTGCTTCAGCTCTCCTGCACAAGTACCTATGTCACTGAGCTGGTAGTTTTCATCATGGCGTGCATCAACATCATTGTGCCCAGTCtcaccatctttgtctcttatgGTCTCATCCTGTCCAGCATCCTCCACATCAAGTCCACGGAGGGCAGGTCCAGAGCCTTCAGCACCTGCAGTTCCCACATCATTgctgtttctctcttctttggGTCTGGGGCATTTGTGTATCTCAAATCATCTTCTACTGGATCTTTGGATGAGGGAAAAATCTCTTCTGTCTTTTATACCAATGTGGTTCCCATGATGAACCCCTTAATTTACAGTCTGAGGAACAAAGATGTTAAAAGTGCTCTGAGAAAAACCCTGAGGAGAAGAAAGTATTGA
- the OR10S1 gene encoding olfactory receptor 10S1, with translation MIRETEDPNQTVVDFFFLEGLMYTAEHPSLFFLLFLLIYSITVTGNLLILITVGSDPHLCSPMYHFLAHLSFLDACLSTVTVPKVMAGLLTPDGKVISFEGCAIQLYCFHFLASTECFLYTVMAYDRYLAICRPLHYPVAMNRRMCAGLAGITWTMGAVHSALHTCLTFHLLYCGPRHIAYFFCDIPPVLKLACADTTVNELVMLANIGIVAAGCLILIVISYVFIAAAVLRIRTAEGRKRTFSTCTSHLTVVLLYYMPPVCIYLQPRSSGAGVGAPTVFYTIVTPMLNPFIYTLRNTEVKQALRRLLGQGSRDSPAGSLLR, from the coding sequence ATGATCAGGGAGACAGAAGACCCCAACCAGACCGTGGTGGACTTCTTCTTCTTGGAGGGTCTGATGTACACAGCTGAACATCCTAGCCTCTTCTTTCTGCTCTTCCTCCTCATCTATAGCATCACCGTGACTGGGAATCTCCTCATTCTCATCACCGTGGGCTCTGACCCTCACCTCTGCTCCCCCATGTACCACTTCCTGGCGCACCTCTCCTTCCTAGATGCATGTCTGTCTACGGTGACAGTGCCCAAGGTCATGGCAGGCCTCCTCACTCCGGATGGAAAGGTGATCTCCTTTGAGGGCTGTGCTATCCAGCTTTACTGCTTCCACTTCCTGGCCAGCACCGAGTGCTTCCTGTACACAGTCATGGCCTACGACCGCTACCTGGCTATCTGCCGACCCCTGCACTACCCGGTGGCCATGAACAGGCGGATGTGCGCAGGGCTGGCTGGGATCACTTGGACCATGGGTGCGGTGCACTCCGCACTCCATACCTGCCTCACCTTCCACTTGCTCTACTGTGGGCCTCGTCACATCGCCTACTTCTTCTGTGATATCCCGCCAGTGCTGAAGCTGGCCTGTGCAGACACCACTGTCAATGAGCTTGTCATGCTTGCCAACATTGGCATTGTGGCTGCAGGTTGCCTCATACTCATCGTCATCTCCTATGTCTTCATCGCCGCAGCTGTGTTGCGCATCCGCACAGCGGAAGGCAGGAAGCGCACCTTCTCCACTTGCACCTCCCACCTCACGGTGGTGCTCCTGTACTACATGCCCCCGGTCTGCATCTACCTGCAGCCTCGCTCCAGTGGGGCAGGCGTTGGGGCCCCTACCGTCTTCTACACCATAGTCACTCCCATGCTCAACCCTTTCATTTACACCCTGCGGAACACAGAGGTGAAGCAGGCTCTGCGAAGACTTCTGGGCCAAGGCTCCAGAGACTCTCCAGCAGGCAGCCTGCTCCGCTAA